The DNA segment CATGGCTATGACATAAAAGTCTCGGGAGATGCGGTGTATGTGGCTGGCTACAGCGGTTTAACATGGAATGGAGACGGCGCGACAGCTCCGAAACATGCCCATAGCGGCGGGTATTATGACATTGTGGTCTTGAAGTTAACCAGCGATGGGGCATACCAGTGGCACACCTTCTATGGCTCTGACGACCGTGACTATGGCTATGGCATCGCAATCACGGGGGATGCGGTGTATGTGACGGGCTCTAGCACACAATCCTGGGACGGGGACGGGTCAACAGTTCCGAAGCATGCCCATAGCGGGAGCAGCGACATCATAGTCCTGAAGCTAACCAGCGATGGCGTCTACCAATGGCACACCTTCTATGGGTCCGCAAGCGGTGACAATGGCAACAGCATCGCAGTCACAGGGGATGCGGTATATGTGACGGGCCTTAGCGTGGCCACCTGGGACGGCGACGGTTCAACAGTTCCGAAGCATGCCCATAGCGGGGGCAGCGACATCATGGTCCTGAAGCTAACCAGCGATGGCGTCTACCAGTGGCACACCTTCTATGGGTCTGCAAACGATGACTATGGCTATGGCATCGCAGTTACGGAAGATACAGTTTATATGACAGGCTTTAGCAAAGCTGCCTGGGACGGGGACGGGCCAACAGGTCCAATCCATGGCTACACCGGTTCGTATGACATCGCAGTCCTGAAGCTTGACACCGCTGGCGCTTACCAGTCCCATACCTTTTACGGATCTGCAGACAGTGACTGGGGCCATAGCATAGCAGCCACAGGGGATGGGGTATTTGTGGCGGGCAAAAGCGGTAGTACGTGGAATGGGGATGAGGATGAAGAACCGATTCATTCCCATAGCGGGAGTTATGACATTGCGGTCATGAAATTATCCAATTTGCCATATTATATGGCCAAGAACAACGGCAACTGGAGCACCTTTGGGACCGTCTGGTTCACCAGCGCCACCGGCGGCACAAACCCTGCCGACTACACCACCCCGGCCGCTGCACCCCCCAATGCGGCCAACAGTTCAGGAATCATCGTCAATGCCGATGTGATCGTGGATGAGCCGGTGACCATCGACCAGACCACGGTCAACGTTGATAATACGCTGACCGTGAGTGACGCAGTGACCCTGATCGTAAATGATGGAGCGGAAACAGACCTGGATGTAAACGGAACTCTCACCATTGCCGGCGGAGGGTCTGTTGACTGCCAGGGGAGCTTTGACGCCACGGGCGGAGCTATAGCCTTTACAGGTCCTGGAGAGCTGTACCTGAGCGGCGATGTGGTCAGTCTGGGGGCACTGACTGCGGGCGAGGGGACCGTTGGTTTTGCCGGCGCAACCGCCCAGATCATCACCGGGGCCAATACGTTCTACAACCTGGTTATCGACAAGGACAACCCAACCGACACGGTTAACGCCACGGGGAGCACCCTGGTCGTGGCCAATGCCCTGTCGGTCACCCAGGGCGTCTTCACCAGCGCCTCAACATTCAAGGACGTGGTGATCTCTGCGCCCGGGACCCTCAATCTGTCCGGCGATATCACGGTGAGCGGAGACTGGATGGTCTCGTTGTCCGGAACATTTAATCACAACAACCACACGGTCGTCCTGAATGGAGCTGACCAGTATCTGTCCGGGACCACCACCTTTTACAATCTGACCAAGGAGATTGACACTGCCGCCACCCTGGAGTTCGAATCGGAAAGCACCACCACCATAACTAACGCCCTGACCCTCAATGGCGCGGACGGACAGTTGCTCTTCCTGCGCAGCGATGGTCCTGGAACTCAATGGGACATCGATGCCCAAGGCGGAAGGGATATAGCTTATGTAGACGTCCAGGATTCGAATAACACCAACGGCACGGTCATCAATGCTCAGGGGACAAACAGTGTAGATTCAGGCAACAATTTAAACTGGCTTTTCGATCCCACGGTGGCCTACGACGGCAACGGCAATACCGGGGGCGCGCCCCCTGTGGATCCGAACAATCCTTATGCGCCGGGCGCTATTGTCACCGTGCTCGGAAACACTGGCGACCTGGTCAAGACCGGCTACACCTTTATCGACTGGAACACTCTGGCAGGAGGCGGCGGCTCAGTCTATAATCCGGGCGATACCTTTGCCATGCCCACGACCGACGTGACCCTCTACGCCCAGTGGGCCCTCAACACCTATGCGGTGACCTACAACGGCAATGGCGCCACCAGCGGAACGGCCCCGGCCGATCAAATCAAGACCCACGGAGTGGACCTGACCCTGGCTGAGAACACCGGCAACCTGGCCCGGACTGGCTACACCTTTGCCGGCTGGAACACCCAGGCCGACGGGTTGGGCACGGACTATGCGGAAGGCGCTCTATACACGGTAAACGAGGCGGTGACCCTCTATGCCAAGTGGATCAGCAACCACACCATAACCGTATCCGCCGCCCCCACGGACGGGGGCACGGTCACCGGAAGCGGCACCTATGTTGATGGTTCAACCGTTACAGTGAATGCATCAGCCGAGTCCGGATATGTCTTCGTCCATTGGACCGAGGGGAATACCGTTGTCTCCTGCAGCCAGCAGTATATGTTCACGGTCACGGGCAACCGCACTCTGCAGGCAAATTTCAGCCAGATGCAAAACAGTTACGACATTACAGGGTCTGCCAGACCATCAAACTACGGAACGGTCACAGGTTCTGGATCCTACAATCACGGGGCGGCCGTGACCATGACCGCCTTGCCGAACCAGGGCTTTGTCATGACCAATTGGATCGAGACCTGGCCTGGGCTGGCGGGATATTGCGTGGTTTCAACCGATGAGCAGTATTCCTTTTCGGCAACCAGAAACCGTAACCTTACGGCCGATTTCCGTCCCAAGGCCCTGCCCGGAGTGCTCATGCTGTTGCTTCTGGATGATGAGTAAGGTGGATATGTCTGGATATGGGGTCACCCATTAAAAGGCCGGGGTCACCTTTAATCTTGATAATGTGTCGGCCATATCCTCAAACTACTGGTTTAAAGCGGCATCCGATTCCATTCTGAGGCGTAACCGCTTTCGGGCGACGCTCACGGCGCTGTAGTCAATTCCAACGGCAAGCCTTACCACCTCAGCCTGGGTAATATCGCAAAACCGGTATAAAAGCTCCATTAAAATGGCGCGATCCTTGGCGTTTTTACCCCGCCGGCAAATTTCATCTTCGTCTTTTCCGAGAATTTGAGAAACTTTTTGATCAGATCTTCCGGCATCCAATAATTTCTGGCAACTTTTAACTGGGGTGGCTCCCTGTGAGATTTTCCGGAATCCTTTTCCAGATAGGTTTGCCGGATATGTTCCACAAAATCCGAATCGCCGATGATTCCCATTTTGTTTACCAGAGCCGAAATTCCTTCCATGTTGTCTCCTTAAACGCAAAATAAAAGTTATTGGTAGAGTTCGGTTAGTTTCAGCGAGCAATTACGTTCCGGTTTTATTAATCTGTCATCTCTCCGTGACCTTTCCGTTTAGAAATCGTCAGCTACTTATCATTTCAATGCAATCAAACCGTCACAATTATCCTTCCTGCTTTATAAAATTTCCGGTGAGCAGATTTCCGAGCTGGGCACCTTCGGCCGGGCGGATATCTACCAGCAGCCGGTGTCCCGTCTGGATTTCGTGTATCGCCAGGAGGTTGGCAAAAACTGGAGCAAAGAGATTGAATCTCAGGCGCAATGCCGCAGGTTTGATCAGATTGATAATTTTGGCGGTATTTTAGGGGGGAGCTTTGACGATTCCATGACAATTGCATGATTAATTGTCAAAGATACAAAAACAATCCGGTGACAATGAACTCGAACGAATCATGGGTTTCAGGTGTCAGGTTTCAGGTGTCAGGAAATATTATGCGAGCGAGCTAAAATTTTTAAAAGCCTGAACACTGAACACTGAAACCTGAACCCTCGCTGATTCGTACTCGTGCTCGTACTCGTACTCGTCATCGACTTTTGATTTTTTCGAGTACGATTAAGTTACTTAGAAGAAGTATTCCCCCCGGGCCGTTTGCCCGGGACCGAGCCTAAAAATAACTTTAAAAGCACTGAGGCACGGTAAATTTGTTCTATCTATTTTTCAGGCGGGCACGGTGGCCCGCCCTACGAATGGGGAAAAACCCGATTCATCGTAGGGTCGGCCACCGTGCCGACCATAAATCATTGATTTCATTAACCTAATACATAATACCCAAAACCTAATACCCGTGAAGTTACTTAGAAGTATTCCCCCCGGCCCGGTGCT comes from the Desulfobacterales bacterium genome and includes:
- a CDS encoding InlB B-repeat-containing protein produces the protein MGEAPIECLGCSLPAEQAEIQQFKTDGHVLGFGSDRVYMVGLGYALIEEFVGASGVRPVAGNSKKPQPLRDSDAKDMGAPAFQGVTYPELWEGITLRYDRAAGGLAESVYVVQPGADAGNIRIRYNADFEIEKDGGLRFQHPTQKGYFRLTRPIAWQEVEGRRVPVEVAFKDHGDRTLGFTLRNWNSDYALIIDPVYQWHTFYGSASNDEGYGIAVTADAVYITGISAATWNGEEGQTPKHPHSGGFTDIVIVKLNLAGAYQWHTFYGAASSSHNGRGIAATGDAVYVTGMSQATWNGDDEQAPKHPHSGEYFDIVVLKLNSAGAYQWHTFYGASDHGYDIKVSGDAVYVAGYSGLTWNGDGATAPKHAHSGGYYDIVVLKLTSDGAYQWHTFYGSDDRDYGYGIAITGDAVYVTGSSTQSWDGDGSTVPKHAHSGSSDIIVLKLTSDGVYQWHTFYGSASGDNGNSIAVTGDAVYVTGLSVATWDGDGSTVPKHAHSGGSDIMVLKLTSDGVYQWHTFYGSANDDYGYGIAVTEDTVYMTGFSKAAWDGDGPTGPIHGYTGSYDIAVLKLDTAGAYQSHTFYGSADSDWGHSIAATGDGVFVAGKSGSTWNGDEDEEPIHSHSGSYDIAVMKLSNLPYYMAKNNGNWSTFGTVWFTSATGGTNPADYTTPAAAPPNAANSSGIIVNADVIVDEPVTIDQTTVNVDNTLTVSDAVTLIVNDGAETDLDVNGTLTIAGGGSVDCQGSFDATGGAIAFTGPGELYLSGDVVSLGALTAGEGTVGFAGATAQIITGANTFYNLVIDKDNPTDTVNATGSTLVVANALSVTQGVFTSASTFKDVVISAPGTLNLSGDITVSGDWMVSLSGTFNHNNHTVVLNGADQYLSGTTTFYNLTKEIDTAATLEFESESTTTITNALTLNGADGQLLFLRSDGPGTQWDIDAQGGRDIAYVDVQDSNNTNGTVINAQGTNSVDSGNNLNWLFDPTVAYDGNGNTGGAPPVDPNNPYAPGAIVTVLGNTGDLVKTGYTFIDWNTLAGGGGSVYNPGDTFAMPTTDVTLYAQWALNTYAVTYNGNGATSGTAPADQIKTHGVDLTLAENTGNLARTGYTFAGWNTQADGLGTDYAEGALYTVNEAVTLYAKWISNHTITVSAAPTDGGTVTGSGTYVDGSTVTVNASAESGYVFVHWTEGNTVVSCSQQYMFTVTGNRTLQANFSQMQNSYDITGSARPSNYGTVTGSGSYNHGAAVTMTALPNQGFVMTNWIETWPGLAGYCVVSTDEQYSFSATRNRNLTADFRPKALPGVLMLLLLDDE